A single window of Ferrimonas balearica DSM 9799 DNA harbors:
- a CDS encoding ExeA family protein, producing MYLYHFGLRELPFTLTPNTQFYCELAPHQEALQVLHTALAAGEGFIKVTGEVGMGKTLLCRKLLRELGERYRVAYLPNPYLSPDEMRRAVAQELGIASGGDQQQLTSAISERLLELAMAGQQVVLLLDEAQALPDETLEALRLFTNLETERFKLLQMVMFGQPELDVRLAQPQLRQLRQRITFSYALRGLTREECGAYLSHRLKMAGYQGDNLFSPGQVEGLWRASGGVPRLLNVLGHKVLMLSFGRGEFRIDNTILSAAVADTEAAQPWQSQWQRYRLWALVVLAVVLLGTGLALRLWPEALA from the coding sequence ATGTACCTGTACCACTTCGGGCTGCGTGAGCTGCCCTTCACCCTGACCCCCAACACGCAGTTTTATTGCGAGTTGGCGCCGCACCAGGAGGCATTGCAGGTGTTGCACACCGCGCTGGCCGCCGGTGAGGGCTTTATCAAGGTCACCGGGGAAGTGGGCATGGGCAAAACCCTGCTGTGTCGCAAACTGCTGCGCGAGCTGGGTGAACGTTACCGGGTGGCCTACCTGCCCAACCCCTACCTCAGTCCTGACGAGATGCGTCGGGCGGTGGCGCAGGAGTTGGGCATCGCCAGCGGCGGTGATCAGCAGCAACTGACCAGCGCCATCAGCGAACGTCTGCTGGAACTGGCGATGGCCGGGCAGCAAGTGGTGCTGCTGCTGGATGAAGCGCAGGCGCTGCCGGACGAGACGCTGGAAGCCCTGCGACTGTTCACCAACCTGGAGACCGAGCGCTTCAAGCTGCTGCAGATGGTGATGTTTGGTCAGCCGGAGCTGGATGTGCGGCTGGCTCAGCCGCAGCTGCGCCAGTTGCGCCAGCGCATCACCTTCTCCTACGCCCTGCGCGGGCTGACCCGGGAGGAGTGTGGGGCGTATCTGTCGCACCGCCTGAAGATGGCCGGGTATCAGGGCGACAACCTGTTCAGCCCGGGCCAGGTGGAGGGGCTGTGGCGCGCCAGTGGTGGCGTGCCGCGCCTGCTGAACGTACTGGGCCATAAGGTGCTGATGCTCAGCTTTGGCCGGGGTGAGTTCCGCATCGACAACACCATTTTGAGTGCCGCCGTGGCGGACACCGAGGCGGCCCAGCCCTGGCAGAGCCAATGGCAGCGCTACCGCCTGTGGGCGCTGGTGGTGCTGGCGGTGGTGCTGCTGGGCACAGGACTGGCGCTGCGGCTGTGGCCGGAGGCGCTGGCATGA
- the mshL gene encoding pilus (MSHA type) biogenesis protein MshL: MGLTMHRTIALALCASAIAGCQNLPEQRPDPVDSKSALNEAVEATKPVAPPPALSPLLQQELEGGSARVPSQPQAPRIDVAARGVDAKLFFASLVDDSPYSVAIHPAVSGTISLNLRRVTLDEVLDTVQDLYGYDIRRQGRVLQIYPAGMRSQTFPVNYLLMQRNGLSLTSVNAGRLTDENNNSSNDSNSNFSNRGSNNNRGSNNSNRQSNSTNGTFIETRTETDFWSQLEQTLEKMIGSGDGRQVLTLPQAGLVSVKAYPHELREVESFLGQAQQNLERQVVLEARILEVVLSDGYQQGINWSEVTGSIGSTDISFGTSEGQFSNAVTDVIGGITGISFTGTDFSAVVTLLDTQGDVDTLSSPRVTAINNQKAVIKVGTDEYFVTDISATTVASDTPITTPDVELTPFFSGIALDVTPQIGQSGEVLLHVHPSVTDITEQTKTITALDTTLELPLAQSQIRESDTMIRAHSGDVVVIGGLMKTLQEQVESKVPLLGQIPFLGELFTNRSQRNVKTELVILLRPTIVEPGTWQKQLQRSQQTLDDWYPSQN; this comes from the coding sequence ATGGGACTGACCATGCACAGGACAATCGCACTGGCGTTGTGTGCCAGCGCAATCGCGGGTTGCCAAAACTTACCCGAACAGCGGCCGGACCCGGTCGACAGCAAATCCGCCCTCAACGAAGCGGTGGAAGCGACCAAGCCCGTGGCCCCGCCGCCGGCGTTGTCGCCATTGCTGCAGCAGGAGCTCGAGGGGGGCAGTGCCCGGGTGCCGAGTCAGCCCCAGGCGCCGCGCATCGACGTGGCCGCCCGTGGCGTCGACGCCAAGCTGTTCTTTGCCAGCCTGGTGGATGACAGCCCTTACAGCGTGGCGATTCACCCGGCGGTGAGTGGCACCATTTCGCTGAACCTGCGCCGGGTCACCCTGGACGAAGTGCTGGACACGGTGCAGGACCTGTACGGCTACGACATCCGTCGTCAGGGCCGGGTACTGCAGATCTATCCGGCGGGGATGCGCAGCCAGACCTTCCCGGTGAACTACCTGCTGATGCAGCGTAATGGCCTGAGCCTGACTTCGGTCAACGCCGGTCGCCTGACCGACGAGAACAACAACAGCAGCAACGACAGCAACAGTAATTTCAGTAACCGCGGCAGTAACAACAACCGTGGCAGCAACAACAGCAATCGCCAGAGTAACTCCACCAACGGCACCTTTATCGAAACCCGCACCGAAACGGATTTCTGGAGCCAGCTGGAGCAAACCCTGGAGAAGATGATTGGCAGTGGCGATGGCCGCCAGGTGCTGACCCTGCCCCAGGCGGGTCTGGTGTCGGTGAAAGCCTACCCCCATGAGCTGCGTGAAGTGGAAAGCTTCCTGGGCCAGGCCCAGCAGAACCTGGAGCGTCAGGTGGTACTGGAAGCGCGCATCCTTGAAGTGGTGCTGAGCGACGGTTACCAGCAGGGCATCAACTGGAGCGAAGTGACCGGCAGCATCGGCAGCACCGACATCAGCTTTGGCACCAGTGAAGGCCAGTTCAGCAATGCGGTCACCGACGTTATTGGCGGCATCACCGGCATCAGTTTCACCGGCACTGACTTCAGTGCCGTGGTGACCCTGCTGGATACCCAGGGCGATGTGGACACCTTGTCCAGCCCGCGGGTGACTGCCATCAACAACCAGAAAGCGGTGATCAAAGTGGGGACCGACGAGTACTTCGTGACCGACATCAGCGCCACCACCGTGGCCTCGGACACCCCCATCACCACGCCGGATGTGGAGCTGACCCCGTTCTTCTCCGGCATCGCGCTGGATGTGACGCCGCAGATTGGCCAATCCGGTGAGGTGCTGCTGCACGTGCATCCGTCCGTCACCGACATCACCGAGCAGACCAAAACCATCACCGCGCTGGACACCACCCTGGAGCTGCCTTTGGCGCAAAGCCAGATCCGTGAGTCCGACACCATGATCCGCGCCCACAGCGGCGACGTGGTGGTGATTGGCGGCCTGATGAAGACCCTGCAGGAGCAGGTGGAATCCAAGGTGCCGCTGTTGGGCCAGATCCCCTTCCTGGGTGAACTGTTCACCAACCGCAGCCAACGCAACGTGAAAACCGAGCTGGTGATCCTGCTGCGCCCGACCATCGTCGAGCCTGGCACCTGGCAGAAGCAGCTGCAGCGTTCACAGCAAACCCTCGACGATTGGTATCCGAGCCAGAACTGA
- the gspM gene encoding type II secretion system protein GspM, protein MTPYSQWAERFAALSQRERALIAATTLVGLAMLLWALWLEPLMARNAANTSQLQSLQSQTQTIARETELLRQQLKQDPNAELETELASLKRELARHQEALNDELVDLILPEQMSAVLAQLLARTEGVTLIEMSIQPPVALVDEGGLYRHGVKLVLEGSYFKLKDALERMEQLEQRFYWRFLDYQVTRYPKARLQLQLDTLGTEEEPIRVGIHTGTVAADLPR, encoded by the coding sequence ATGACGCCATATTCCCAGTGGGCTGAGCGCTTTGCGGCGCTGTCCCAACGCGAACGAGCCCTGATTGCCGCCACCACTTTAGTGGGGCTGGCCATGCTGCTGTGGGCGCTGTGGTTGGAGCCGTTGATGGCCCGCAATGCCGCCAACACCAGCCAGCTTCAAAGCCTGCAGAGCCAAACCCAAACCATAGCCCGGGAAACCGAGCTGCTGCGCCAGCAGCTGAAGCAGGACCCCAACGCCGAACTGGAAACCGAGCTGGCCTCCCTGAAGCGGGAACTGGCTCGCCATCAGGAGGCGCTGAACGACGAGCTGGTTGACCTGATCCTCCCGGAGCAGATGTCTGCCGTACTGGCGCAGCTGCTGGCACGGACGGAAGGGGTCACCCTGATTGAGATGAGTATCCAGCCGCCGGTGGCACTGGTGGACGAGGGCGGCCTCTACCGTCATGGCGTCAAGCTGGTGCTGGAGGGCAGCTACTTCAAGCTCAAGGACGCACTGGAGCGGATGGAGCAGCTGGAACAACGTTTTTACTGGCGTTTCCTGGATTACCAGGTGACGCGTTATCCCAAGGCCCGGCTGCAGCTGCAACTGGACACCCTGGGCACCGAGGAGGAGCCGATCCGTGTGGGCATTCATACCGGCACTGTTGCTGCTGATCTTCCCCGCTGA
- a CDS encoding PilN domain-containing protein — translation MKRRVNLYAASLLPERARLTLSRLLIASASLLVLLVLTGAVLQYHASELNAQLSAARAEQNAQSAELSRVTAQLQARQPRAELVAEVEMARKRLDSFSRLAQVLDRDALLTQPGFSNLMADLATSADNQVWLQRFQLAQNQVLLSGQARRAAAVPAWLDKLGQQPSLQGRAVSQLSIQGEAGKPVHFTAGHGLAEPEGQ, via the coding sequence ATGAAACGTCGAGTTAACCTCTACGCCGCGTCGCTGCTGCCGGAACGTGCCCGGCTGACGCTGTCGCGGCTGCTGATCGCCAGCGCGTCGTTGCTGGTGCTGCTGGTCTTGACCGGCGCCGTGTTGCAGTACCACGCCAGCGAGCTGAATGCCCAGCTGAGCGCCGCCCGTGCCGAGCAGAACGCGCAGAGCGCCGAACTGAGTCGGGTCACTGCCCAACTGCAGGCCCGTCAGCCCCGCGCTGAACTGGTGGCGGAAGTGGAGATGGCCCGCAAGCGGCTGGACAGCTTCAGCCGACTGGCCCAGGTGCTGGACCGGGATGCCCTGTTGACCCAGCCGGGCTTCTCCAACCTGATGGCCGATCTGGCCACCAGCGCCGACAACCAGGTGTGGTTGCAGCGCTTCCAGCTGGCCCAGAACCAGGTGCTGCTCAGCGGTCAGGCCCGTCGTGCTGCCGCGGTGCCGGCCTGGCTCGATAAGCTGGGTCAGCAACCCTCGTTGCAGGGCCGCGCGGTCAGCCAGCTCAGCATCCAGGGCGAAGCGGGCAAGCCGGTGCACTTTACCGCCGGTCACGGCCTGGCTGAGCCGGAGGGGCAATAA